In Paraburkholderia terrae, a genomic segment contains:
- a CDS encoding sugar ABC transporter ATP-binding protein — MNQPVLKATSITKRFGATVALAHLDIDIHEGEVVALMGANGAGKSTLVKIVSGVYASDSGALSLRGEPFAPSSPQHAKRLGVATVHQSIADAVVPTLSIADNLLLDRLCDRASSWRMTPAARVDAARPLAERVGLDVDLSAPLNSLSLAAQQLVTLARALAGNPSLLILDEPTASLSAPEAERLFALIERLRADGAAILLVSHRLGDLRRIADRVTVMRDGRIVADLRPPIDFDAAIETMIGHALPTERITSRVPGTSRNVLFSVRDLKLTPAATPFDLDVEEGEIVAIAGPVGGGKSRLARVIFGETRAVEGDMQLMGKPWRPRSPADAIRAGVYLAGEDRWRSSLFPDSVPFASIAGTLSFPFLPRWHRHGFVRGEKERAAAREAIAAFGVRCTGPDDRLSRLSGGNQQKVVLARWHAEPSKLLLLDEPFQGVDAGARADIVELLRKHAAGRATLVFVSDLEEAFEIADRVVHFDRGTTLDRAAPADSISSVVLTHS, encoded by the coding sequence ATGAATCAACCTGTTCTGAAGGCCACCTCGATCACGAAGCGATTCGGCGCAACCGTCGCGCTGGCGCATCTCGACATCGACATACACGAGGGCGAAGTGGTTGCGTTGATGGGCGCGAACGGCGCGGGAAAATCGACGCTCGTCAAGATAGTCAGCGGTGTCTACGCGTCGGATAGTGGCGCGCTGTCGTTGCGCGGCGAGCCGTTCGCGCCTTCGTCGCCACAGCACGCGAAACGGCTCGGCGTCGCAACCGTGCATCAGAGCATCGCCGATGCCGTGGTGCCGACGTTATCCATTGCAGATAATCTGCTGCTCGACCGGCTTTGCGATCGCGCGTCGTCGTGGCGCATGACGCCTGCGGCGCGAGTCGACGCCGCGCGGCCTCTCGCGGAGCGCGTCGGACTCGACGTGGACTTGTCTGCGCCGCTGAATTCGCTGTCGCTGGCTGCACAGCAACTCGTCACGTTGGCTCGTGCGCTGGCCGGCAATCCGTCTCTATTGATACTCGATGAACCGACAGCGAGTCTCTCCGCACCGGAAGCAGAGCGGCTCTTCGCGCTGATCGAGCGTCTGCGTGCCGACGGGGCGGCGATATTGCTGGTGTCGCATCGTCTTGGTGATTTGCGCCGCATCGCCGACCGCGTGACCGTCATGCGCGATGGACGCATCGTCGCGGATCTGCGTCCGCCCATCGACTTCGATGCCGCGATAGAGACGATGATCGGCCATGCGCTTCCCACCGAACGCATCACGTCGCGCGTACCCGGCACATCTCGCAATGTGTTGTTCAGCGTGCGAGATCTTAAGTTGACGCCCGCCGCTACACCTTTCGATCTCGACGTGGAAGAAGGCGAGATTGTTGCGATTGCGGGACCTGTCGGCGGCGGCAAATCGCGTCTTGCGCGCGTCATATTCGGCGAGACGCGAGCCGTCGAAGGCGATATGCAATTGATGGGCAAACCGTGGCGTCCGCGTTCGCCCGCTGACGCGATTCGCGCGGGTGTCTACCTTGCCGGAGAAGATCGCTGGCGTTCGTCGCTGTTCCCCGACAGCGTGCCATTCGCGTCGATCGCAGGCACGCTCAGTTTTCCGTTTCTTCCCCGCTGGCATAGGCACGGCTTCGTACGCGGCGAGAAAGAGCGCGCGGCCGCTCGCGAGGCGATTGCCGCATTCGGCGTGCGCTGCACGGGACCGGACGACCGGCTGTCGCGTCTGTCGGGCGGCAACCAGCAAAAGGTCGTGCTCGCGCGCTGGCACGCGGAACCGTCGAAGCTGTTGCTGCTCGATGAACCGTTTCAGGGGGTCGACGCGGGCGCGCGCGCCGATATCGTCGAGCTGTTGCGCAAGCATGCGGCCGGGCGCGCGACGCTCGTGTTCGTCAGCGATCTCGAAGAGGCTTTCGAGATCGCCGATCGCGTTGTGCATTTCGATCGGGGCACGACGCTCGATCGCGCGGCACCTGCTGATTCCATTTCTTCTGTTGTTCTCACTCATTCATGA
- a CDS encoding helix-turn-helix domain-containing protein has protein sequence MTGLVHDFGATVRALREAQAWSQEQLAEYAGLNRSYVGEIERGSAIASIVTADKLARAFNVPIATLLCASPRGEPQPHERGATPPQLPV, from the coding sequence ATGACCGGGCTCGTTCACGACTTTGGGGCGACCGTGCGCGCCCTGCGTGAAGCGCAAGCGTGGTCGCAGGAGCAACTTGCCGAGTACGCGGGGCTGAACCGTTCGTACGTCGGCGAGATCGAGCGCGGCAGTGCAATTGCATCGATCGTGACGGCAGACAAACTCGCACGCGCTTTCAACGTACCCATCGCAACACTTTTGTGCGCGTCACCGCGAGGCGAGCCGCAGCCGCACGAGCGGGGCGCGACGCCGCCTCAGCTTCCCGTCTGA
- a CDS encoding LLM class flavin-dependent oxidoreductase → MSKPIRFNAFEMNCVGHQSPGLWSHPRDRSWQYKDLEYWTDLAKILEKGIFDGIFIADVIGYYDVYKGNNYHALHQAAQIPVNDPLQLAAPIAMVTEHLGIGITASTSFEHPYTFARRLSTADHHTKGRLAWNIVTSYLESGAKNISEGGLRDHGNRYEVATEYVEVLYKLLEGSWEDGAVVRDRENRVFSHPEKVHEIGHKGKYFEVPGYHLCEPSPQRTPVLFQAGASGPGKAFAAQHAECVFVAAPTQAVLKNYVSEVRRQAAEAGRDPDKLLIYNLVTVIVDETDAKAHAKFEEYKRYVSYDGSLVFMSGWTGIDFGQYAPTDLVRRVETNAIVSAVEHLSGGDKAWTIEELATWGGVGGMGPVFVGSPSTVADILQQWVEATGVDGFNLAYAIAHETFEDVVHYLVPELQRRGVYPDAYAPGTLREKLFGGSARLPETHPAARFRDIERVKRESEQTLQPTAPTVANPEVETVK, encoded by the coding sequence ATGAGCAAGCCCATTCGCTTCAATGCGTTCGAGATGAATTGCGTCGGTCACCAGTCGCCGGGATTGTGGTCGCATCCACGCGACCGCTCGTGGCAATACAAGGATCTCGAATATTGGACCGATCTCGCGAAGATACTGGAGAAAGGTATTTTCGACGGCATCTTCATTGCCGACGTGATCGGTTATTACGACGTCTACAAGGGCAACAACTATCACGCGCTGCATCAGGCGGCGCAGATACCCGTCAACGATCCTCTGCAGCTTGCCGCGCCGATCGCGATGGTCACCGAGCACCTTGGCATCGGCATCACGGCGTCGACGAGTTTCGAGCATCCGTACACGTTCGCGCGCCGGCTCTCGACGGCCGATCACCACACGAAGGGTCGGCTCGCCTGGAATATCGTCACGTCGTATCTGGAGAGCGGCGCAAAGAACATCAGCGAAGGTGGGTTGCGCGATCACGGCAATCGCTATGAAGTCGCGACGGAATACGTCGAGGTGCTGTACAAGCTGCTGGAAGGAAGCTGGGAAGACGGCGCGGTCGTGCGGGACCGTGAGAACCGCGTGTTCTCGCATCCGGAAAAGGTCCACGAAATTGGACACAAGGGCAAGTATTTCGAAGTGCCCGGTTATCACCTTTGCGAGCCTTCGCCACAGCGCACGCCGGTGCTTTTTCAGGCGGGTGCGTCGGGGCCAGGCAAGGCGTTCGCCGCGCAGCACGCCGAATGCGTGTTCGTCGCCGCGCCGACACAAGCCGTGCTCAAAAACTACGTGAGTGAAGTCCGCCGCCAGGCAGCGGAAGCGGGACGCGACCCTGACAAGCTGCTGATCTACAACCTGGTCACCGTGATCGTCGATGAAACCGATGCGAAGGCACATGCGAAGTTCGAAGAGTACAAGCGCTACGTGTCCTATGACGGTTCGCTCGTTTTCATGTCCGGGTGGACGGGCATCGACTTCGGGCAGTACGCGCCCACCGATCTGGTGAGACGGGTCGAGACCAATGCCATCGTCTCGGCGGTCGAACACCTGTCGGGCGGCGACAAGGCATGGACGATCGAGGAACTCGCGACGTGGGGCGGCGTTGGCGGCATGGGCCCGGTGTTCGTCGGCTCGCCTTCGACGGTCGCGGACATCCTGCAGCAATGGGTCGAAGCAACGGGCGTCGATGGATTCAATCTCGCGTATGCGATCGCGCACGAGACATTCGAAGATGTCGTGCATTACCTCGTCCCTGAACTGCAACGACGCGGCGTCTATCCGGACGCGTACGCGCCTGGGACACTGCGCGAAAAGCTGTTCGGCGGCAGCGCGCGTCTGCCCGAGACGCATCCTGCCGCCCGCTTTCGCGATATCGAACGTGTCAAGCGCGAGTCGGAGCAGACGCTGCAGCCTACAGCGCCAACCGTTGCGAATCCCGAAGTCGAAACCGTGAAGTGA
- a CDS encoding family 2A encapsulin nanocompartment cargo protein cysteine desulfurase produces the protein MTMQTPTGSPLGASPLPDRQVPVLPAGLPDPAQLARLATEFFSALPGGATTPDISAGSGAVGGVPSALPAAAPILSSVSNPAPPGSPLAGPGGTGTGVPGLSLPQGKVPGANLLPGAPTHILSLGNRAPALAPHAAAQNGLPDNVVTIAPALEPRAGGAALSVPPVQGGGPVSAGSATRSAASSSHASTDAAPASPFYFMDTPGRGWSRSGEDFTMPGNGAAAPASFGLPGEQDLRELLSIHRFAPAADPYGVPRGSAPYFAEGAHAGTDPRASGAAVPAGHPPFDVNAIRRDFPILQERVNGKQLIWFDNAATTQKPQSVIDRLSYFYQHENSNIHRAAHTLAGRATDAYEHARETVQRFIGASSPEEIVFVRGTTEAINLIAKSWGEQNVGAGDEIVVSHLEHHANIVPWQQLASQKGAKLRVIPVDDSGQVLLDEYRKLLNDRTKIVSVTQVSNALGTVVPVAEIVDMAHRVGAKALVDGAQSVSHMRVDVQALDADFFVFSGHKIFGPTGIGVVYGKRALLEDMPPWQGGGNMIADVTFERTVFQPPPSRFEAGTGNIADAVGLAAALEYVTRIGIENIARYEHDLLAYATSVLAPVPGVRLIGTAHDKASVLSFVLKGYTTEEVGQALSQEGIAVRAGHHCAQPILRRFGLEATVRPSLAFYNTCDEVDAMISVVRRLSTRRA, from the coding sequence ATGACTATGCAGACACCTACCGGTAGTCCGCTGGGCGCAAGCCCGTTGCCCGATAGGCAGGTGCCTGTGTTGCCGGCAGGACTGCCCGATCCGGCACAGCTTGCTCGGCTCGCGACAGAGTTCTTCAGCGCATTGCCGGGTGGCGCCACCACGCCGGACATTTCGGCAGGCAGCGGCGCGGTCGGCGGTGTGCCTTCGGCGTTGCCGGCTGCCGCACCGATCCTGTCGTCGGTCAGCAATCCCGCTCCGCCCGGCTCGCCACTTGCCGGGCCGGGCGGCACCGGGACGGGCGTGCCGGGGCTTTCACTGCCGCAAGGCAAGGTGCCGGGCGCCAACCTGCTGCCGGGTGCGCCGACGCATATCCTGTCGCTCGGCAATCGCGCACCCGCGCTCGCGCCGCATGCCGCCGCGCAGAATGGACTTCCCGATAACGTCGTGACGATTGCGCCAGCGCTCGAACCGCGTGCGGGTGGAGCGGCGCTCAGCGTGCCACCCGTGCAGGGCGGTGGACCGGTTTCGGCGGGAAGCGCGACACGCTCGGCGGCATCGTCTTCACATGCGTCGACGGACGCAGCGCCCGCGTCGCCGTTCTATTTCATGGATACGCCAGGACGCGGCTGGTCGCGTTCCGGAGAAGACTTCACCATGCCGGGAAATGGCGCTGCCGCGCCCGCGTCGTTCGGCTTGCCGGGCGAGCAGGACCTGCGCGAGCTGCTGTCGATTCATCGCTTCGCGCCTGCCGCCGATCCCTATGGCGTGCCGCGCGGTAGCGCGCCGTACTTTGCCGAAGGTGCGCATGCCGGGACTGACCCGCGCGCGAGCGGAGCCGCTGTGCCGGCCGGCCACCCGCCGTTCGACGTCAACGCGATTCGCCGCGACTTTCCGATCCTGCAGGAGCGTGTCAACGGCAAGCAGCTGATCTGGTTCGACAACGCGGCGACAACGCAAAAGCCGCAGTCGGTGATCGACCGGCTTTCGTACTTCTACCAGCACGAGAACTCGAACATCCATCGCGCCGCGCACACGCTTGCGGGCCGCGCCACGGATGCCTACGAGCATGCGCGTGAAACCGTGCAGCGCTTCATCGGTGCTTCATCGCCGGAGGAGATCGTGTTCGTGCGCGGTACGACGGAGGCGATCAACCTGATCGCGAAGTCATGGGGCGAGCAGAACGTTGGCGCGGGCGACGAGATCGTCGTGTCGCATCTGGAGCATCACGCGAACATCGTGCCCTGGCAGCAGCTTGCGTCGCAAAAGGGCGCGAAACTGCGCGTGATACCCGTCGACGATTCGGGCCAGGTGCTGCTCGACGAATACCGCAAGCTGCTCAACGATCGCACGAAAATCGTATCGGTCACTCAGGTGTCGAATGCGCTCGGCACCGTGGTGCCCGTCGCGGAGATCGTCGACATGGCGCATCGGGTTGGTGCGAAGGCGCTGGTCGACGGCGCGCAGTCGGTGTCGCACATGCGTGTCGACGTGCAGGCGCTCGATGCGGATTTTTTCGTGTTCTCGGGTCACAAGATCTTTGGACCGACAGGGATCGGTGTCGTCTACGGCAAGCGGGCGCTGCTCGAGGACATGCCGCCGTGGCAGGGCGGCGGCAACATGATCGCGGATGTGACGTTCGAACGAACGGTGTTCCAGCCGCCGCCGTCGCGCTTCGAGGCGGGCACGGGCAATATCGCGGATGCAGTGGGCCTTGCGGCCGCGCTCGAATATGTGACGCGTATCGGCATCGAGAATATCGCGCGTTATGAACACGATCTGCTCGCGTACGCGACGAGCGTGCTTGCGCCGGTGCCGGGTGTGCGGCTCATCGGAACTGCGCACGACAAGGCCAGCGTGCTGTCGTTCGTGCTGAAGGGCTATACGACGGAAGAGGTCGGGCAGGCGCTCAGCCAGGAGGGGATCGCCGTGCGTGCCGGGCATCACTGCGCACAGCCGATCTTGCGCCGCTTCGGGCTTGAGGCCACTGTGCGTCCATCGCTTGCGTTCTACAACACATGCGATGAGGTCGACGCGATGATCTCGGTGGTTCGCCGTCTTTCGACGCGACGGGCCTGA
- a CDS encoding family 2A encapsulin nanocompartment shell protein, giving the protein MSTLASGQTALGDNAARQLANATKTVPQLSIITPRWLTHLLQWVPVEAGIYRLNRVKDPEAVQALCTAREDESTLPTTYVPYEEQPREYFLNAVSTVLDVHTRISDLYSSPHDQIKEQLRLTIETIKEIQESQLINNPDYGLLANVDEEQRVFPLTGAPTPDDFDELLTKVWKEPAFFLTHPLAIAAFGRECTRRGVPPPTVSLFGSQFITWRGIPLIPSDKVPVADGKTKVLLLRVGDKRQGVVGLYQPGVAGEQGPGLSVRFMGINNQAIASYLISLYCSLAVHSPDALAVLDDVEIGKYHDYADTYR; this is encoded by the coding sequence ATGTCGACGTTAGCGAGCGGCCAGACCGCGCTCGGCGATAACGCAGCACGGCAACTAGCCAATGCCACCAAAACTGTCCCTCAGCTTTCGATCATCACGCCGCGCTGGCTGACCCATTTGCTTCAGTGGGTCCCTGTCGAGGCGGGCATCTACCGGCTCAACCGCGTCAAAGACCCGGAAGCGGTTCAGGCGCTGTGTACGGCGCGGGAAGACGAAAGCACGCTCCCCACGACATACGTGCCGTACGAGGAACAGCCGCGCGAGTATTTCCTGAATGCCGTCAGCACGGTGCTCGATGTCCACACTCGAATCTCCGATCTCTATAGCAGCCCGCACGACCAGATCAAGGAACAGTTGCGTCTGACGATCGAAACGATCAAGGAGATCCAGGAAAGTCAGCTCATCAACAATCCCGACTACGGCCTGCTGGCGAACGTCGATGAAGAGCAGCGCGTGTTTCCGCTGACAGGTGCGCCGACGCCGGACGATTTCGACGAACTGCTGACGAAGGTGTGGAAAGAGCCCGCGTTTTTCCTCACGCACCCGTTGGCGATCGCTGCGTTTGGGCGGGAATGCACCCGCCGTGGCGTGCCGCCCCCGACAGTCAGCCTGTTCGGCTCGCAGTTCATCACGTGGCGCGGCATTCCGCTGATTCCGTCGGACAAGGTGCCCGTCGCCGATGGCAAGACGAAGGTGCTGCTTTTGCGTGTCGGCGACAAGCGTCAGGGCGTGGTCGGTCTCTATCAGCCTGGCGTCGCGGGAGAGCAGGGGCCGGGGTTGTCGGTGCGCTTCATGGGCATCAACAACCAGGCGATCGCGTCGTATCTGATCTCGCTTTATTGCTCGCTCGCGGTGCATTCCCCCGACGCGCTCGCAGTGCTCGACGACGTAGAGATCGGCAAATACCATGACTATGCAGACACCTACCGGTAG
- a CDS encoding APC family permease, whose amino-acid sequence MSHITVDTHGSGTLRRGYLSLSELIAQSIGLVGAAGGAGLLVPAVFATAGNGTWLAYLFATVGLLFASWSITQFAKRTASPGALYTYAARGIGPIWGVVAGWSLLIAYSIGAAGILQGTVNETVVLLKDVGVFGANGVWLPVSLAITAIIALAAWIIAYRDIRLSTRTTLWIELTTVALILLVIVAALFAKHRWADGSQLTLDGVKPDQLRLGMVLAFFSFTGFESVTALGLEAKEPFRLIPRAVIVSILGPAALFLITSYGLVALFHSETTPLDQVSAPLSSVAHGIGFGAVGILIDLGVALSFFAAFFSSINAAARLLYTFARQGLLHAATGRAHAGNATPHIAVTFVALFSLITGLAFQLAGTSLFDSYGYLSTIATFGFLLTYVIVAIAAPLFLRKRGELKPLHVAITVIAVVLIGIPFAGSVYPAAPGAYAVLPYVFVALLLAGLGWFLALRLFAPHRLREIEAELASADDRVETRAGEASAVTLRDA is encoded by the coding sequence ATGAGTCATATCACCGTCGATACGCACGGCAGCGGCACGCTGCGCCGTGGATATCTGTCTTTATCGGAATTGATCGCGCAATCCATCGGCCTGGTCGGCGCGGCGGGAGGCGCCGGCCTGCTGGTGCCCGCCGTCTTCGCCACGGCCGGCAACGGCACGTGGCTGGCCTATCTGTTCGCGACGGTAGGCCTGTTGTTCGCGTCATGGAGCATCACGCAATTTGCCAAACGCACGGCCTCGCCTGGTGCGCTCTACACCTATGCCGCGCGCGGTATAGGGCCGATATGGGGCGTCGTTGCGGGCTGGTCGTTGCTGATCGCCTATTCGATCGGCGCGGCGGGCATCCTGCAAGGCACCGTCAACGAAACGGTTGTCCTGCTGAAAGATGTCGGGGTGTTTGGTGCCAATGGTGTGTGGCTGCCTGTTTCGCTGGCGATCACCGCGATCATCGCGCTGGCTGCGTGGATCATCGCGTATCGCGACATCCGCCTGTCGACACGCACCACGCTCTGGATCGAGCTAACGACGGTCGCGTTGATTCTGCTCGTGATCGTCGCAGCGTTGTTTGCGAAGCATCGCTGGGCCGACGGCAGCCAGTTGACGCTCGACGGCGTAAAACCCGACCAGTTGAGGCTCGGCATGGTGCTGGCATTTTTCAGCTTCACGGGCTTCGAAAGCGTGACGGCGCTCGGTCTTGAGGCGAAAGAACCATTCCGGCTGATTCCGCGTGCCGTTATCGTCAGCATTCTCGGCCCGGCTGCGCTGTTCCTCATCACGTCGTACGGCCTTGTCGCGCTCTTCCACAGCGAAACGACACCGCTCGATCAGGTCAGCGCGCCGCTGTCGTCCGTCGCGCATGGTATCGGCTTCGGTGCCGTGGGCATTCTCATTGATCTGGGCGTCGCATTGAGCTTCTTCGCGGCGTTCTTTTCGTCGATCAACGCCGCCGCGCGCCTGCTCTACACCTTCGCACGCCAAGGTCTGTTGCATGCGGCAACAGGGCGCGCGCACGCGGGCAATGCGACACCCCACATTGCCGTTACGTTCGTCGCGCTGTTCTCGCTGATCACGGGCCTCGCATTCCAGCTGGCAGGCACATCGCTGTTCGATTCATACGGCTATCTCAGCACGATCGCCACGTTCGGCTTTCTGTTGACCTATGTGATCGTCGCGATAGCGGCACCGCTGTTCCTGCGCAAACGCGGCGAACTGAAGCCGCTGCACGTGGCGATCACGGTCATTGCCGTTGTGCTGATCGGTATTCCGTTCGCCGGCAGCGTTTATCCTGCGGCGCCGGGCGCCTATGCGGTATTGCCCTACGTGTTCGTCGCGCTGCTGCTGGCGGGACTCGGGTGGTTTCTTGCGCTGCGTCTGTTCGCCCCGCATCGGCTGCGTGAGATCGAAGCGGAACTGGCGTCGGCGGACGATCGTGTCGAGACGCGCGCAGGCGAAGCATCGGCTGTGACACTGCGCGACGCATAA
- the epsC gene encoding serine O-acetyltransferase EpsC has product MGAFDIDSIAGSLQAVRQQWRDGQRRALEPGGRDLPSRDALAAAIDALKGALFPMRLGPPDLRQESENFYVAHALDAALHGLLAQARLELHYAARRERTEAEAIETRALAATRAFAERLPEIRSLLDSDVIAAYHGDPAAGSVDEVLLCYPGILAMIHHRLAHELYGLGLPLLARIVAELAHAQTGIDIHPGARIGSGFFIDHGTGVVIGETSVIGERVRVYQAVTLGAKRFPLNENGHLEKGLARHPIVEDDVVIYAGATILGRVTIGRGATIGGNVWITHDVAAGSHVTQAMLRSETARPASVVNGVSAGALG; this is encoded by the coding sequence GTGGGCGCATTCGATATCGACAGCATCGCCGGATCGCTTCAGGCCGTCCGGCAACAATGGCGCGACGGACAGCGGCGCGCGCTGGAGCCCGGCGGGCGCGATCTGCCTTCGCGCGACGCGCTCGCGGCAGCGATCGACGCATTGAAAGGCGCGCTCTTTCCAATGCGCCTCGGGCCACCCGATCTGCGTCAGGAAAGCGAAAACTTCTACGTCGCTCACGCGCTGGATGCAGCATTGCACGGTCTGCTCGCTCAGGCGCGCCTCGAATTGCACTACGCCGCGCGGCGTGAGAGGACAGAAGCCGAAGCCATCGAGACACGCGCACTCGCCGCTACCCGTGCATTCGCGGAACGCTTGCCCGAGATTCGCTCGCTGCTCGACAGCGACGTGATCGCGGCCTATCACGGCGATCCGGCAGCAGGCAGCGTGGACGAAGTGCTGCTGTGCTATCCCGGCATTCTCGCGATGATTCATCACCGTCTCGCGCACGAACTGTATGGCCTCGGCTTGCCGCTGCTCGCGCGGATCGTTGCCGAGCTGGCGCACGCGCAAACGGGTATCGACATTCATCCGGGCGCGCGAATCGGCTCGGGCTTTTTCATCGATCACGGCACGGGCGTCGTGATCGGCGAGACGTCCGTCATCGGCGAGCGCGTGCGGGTCTATCAGGCGGTGACGCTTGGCGCGAAGCGTTTTCCGCTCAACGAGAACGGTCATCTCGAGAAGGGGCTCGCGCGTCATCCCATCGTCGAGGACGACGTCGTCATCTATGCGGGCGCGACGATACTCGGCAGGGTGACGATCGGGCGCGGTGCGACGATCGGCGGCAACGTCTGGATCACGCACGACGTCGCGGCAGGCTCGCATGTCACGCAGGCGATGCTGCGCAGCGAGACCGCGCGGCCTGCGTCTGTCGTCAACGGGGTATCGGCGGGAGCACTCGGATGA
- a CDS encoding rhodanese-like domain-containing protein, giving the protein MAAVLEERPTNAVLETAREKAASAGLTYPGGVSPQDAWALFSSGDAVLVDVRTAEERKFVGYVPGAVHVPWATGTSLTRNPRFVRELESKTGKDAVVLLLCRSGNRSALAAEAAAKAGFTQVFNVLEGFEGDLNDGQHRGTLNGWRFVGLPWVQD; this is encoded by the coding sequence ATGGCAGCAGTACTCGAAGAACGACCGACCAACGCAGTGCTCGAGACGGCACGCGAGAAGGCGGCATCGGCAGGTTTGACGTATCCGGGTGGCGTTTCGCCACAGGATGCGTGGGCGCTTTTTTCCAGCGGCGACGCCGTGCTGGTCGACGTTCGTACTGCCGAGGAGCGCAAGTTCGTCGGTTACGTGCCGGGCGCGGTACACGTACCGTGGGCAACGGGTACGAGCCTGACGCGCAATCCGCGTTTCGTAAGGGAACTCGAGTCGAAGACGGGCAAGGATGCCGTGGTGCTGCTGCTGTGCCGTAGCGGCAATCGCTCGGCGCTGGCTGCCGAGGCTGCGGCAAAGGCGGGCTTCACGCAGGTATTCAACGTACTGGAAGGGTTCGAAGGGGACCTCAACGACGGGCAGCATCGCGGCACACTGAACGGCTGGCGCTTTGTCGGCCTGCCCTGGGTGCAGGACTAG
- a CDS encoding acyl-CoA dehydrogenase family protein → MTTSHAVDLSAGTDYETLANRFRPIFARIAEGAAHRDRSRELPHEAIGWLKDAGFGAVRIPIAHGGAGASLPQLFSLLIELAAADSNLPQALRAHFAFVEDWLNVPAGADRNTWFDRFVSGQLVGSAWSEVGDVAVGALATKVSNRDGRFVLNGSKYYSTGSIFAEWIDVLAQREEDGSEVIAAVSTNQPGVIRKDDWDGFGQTTTGSGTTVFDNASVDAHNIIAFERRFKYQTAFYQLLHVATLAGIGAAVTRDVGTLVRQRKRIYSHGNAPHVSEDAQIQQVAGEIASWAYAAQALTVQAAQPLQRAYEARFAEDADAEHRANVEAEIESAQSQLVVSDLVLRAATHLFDALGASATSTAQALDRHWRNARTVSSHNPLVYKARIVGDWVINGKEPPFIWSIGNGPGRGSK, encoded by the coding sequence ATGACCACATCGCACGCCGTCGATTTATCCGCCGGAACCGACTACGAAACACTCGCTAATCGCTTTCGCCCCATCTTCGCGCGTATCGCGGAAGGCGCGGCACATCGCGACCGTTCGCGCGAATTGCCACATGAAGCGATCGGCTGGCTGAAAGACGCGGGCTTCGGCGCCGTACGGATACCCATCGCGCACGGCGGCGCTGGCGCATCGCTACCGCAGTTGTTCAGCCTTCTGATCGAACTCGCGGCCGCCGACTCGAACCTGCCGCAAGCATTGCGCGCCCATTTCGCATTCGTCGAAGACTGGCTGAATGTGCCTGCCGGTGCGGACCGCAATACGTGGTTCGACCGCTTCGTGAGCGGTCAACTGGTTGGCAGCGCCTGGTCCGAGGTGGGTGACGTAGCCGTCGGCGCGCTGGCGACGAAAGTATCGAACCGGGATGGCCGGTTCGTGTTGAACGGTTCCAAGTACTACAGCACGGGCAGCATCTTTGCGGAATGGATCGACGTGCTCGCGCAACGCGAGGAAGACGGCAGTGAGGTGATCGCCGCCGTCAGCACGAATCAACCTGGTGTGATCCGCAAGGACGATTGGGACGGCTTCGGCCAGACGACCACGGGTAGCGGCACCACGGTATTCGACAACGCTTCCGTCGATGCGCACAACATCATCGCCTTCGAGCGGCGCTTCAAGTATCAGACCGCGTTCTATCAACTCTTGCATGTCGCCACGCTTGCGGGCATCGGCGCAGCGGTTACGCGTGACGTCGGAACACTCGTGCGGCAGCGCAAGCGGATCTACAGCCATGGCAACGCGCCGCATGTAAGTGAGGACGCTCAGATCCAGCAGGTAGCGGGCGAGATCGCATCGTGGGCCTATGCTGCGCAGGCGCTGACCGTGCAGGCGGCGCAGCCTTTGCAGCGCGCGTACGAAGCACGCTTCGCCGAAGACGCGGACGCGGAACATCGCGCCAATGTGGAAGCAGAGATCGAATCGGCGCAAAGCCAGCTTGTGGTGTCGGACCTCGTATTGCGCGCCGCGACGCATCTGTTCGATGCGCTCGGCGCGTCGGCGACAAGTACTGCCCAGGCGCTCGACCGTCACTGGCGCAACGCGCGCACCGTGTCGTCGCACAATCCGCTCGTCTACAAGGCGCGCATCGTCGGCGACTGGGTGATCAACGGCAAGGAGCCGCCGTTTATCTGGAGCATCGGCAACGGCCCCGGCCGTGGGAGCAAGTGA